A part of Haloarchaeobius sp. HME9146 genomic DNA contains:
- a CDS encoding pyridoxamine 5'-phosphate oxidase family protein has product MPAVSAEVEQLLTSDPPHAAYLSTCTEGRPHVAPVWYRYEDGTVEIVTTGRKLANLRDNPRVSLAVSAETGGVPEWTVTLRGTATVVDDRELTQEANARINRRYGMPEDAWAENVLVRIAVGSASLRTYD; this is encoded by the coding sequence ATGCCCGCCGTCTCCGCCGAAGTCGAGCAGCTCCTCACGAGCGACCCGCCACACGCTGCCTACCTCTCGACGTGCACCGAAGGGCGTCCCCACGTCGCGCCCGTCTGGTACCGGTACGAGGATGGGACGGTCGAGATCGTCACGACCGGCCGGAAGCTGGCGAACCTTCGAGATAACCCTCGCGTGTCGCTAGCTGTTAGCGCCGAAACCGGGGGCGTCCCGGAGTGGACGGTTACCCTGCGGGGGACCGCGACGGTCGTCGACGACAGGGAACTGACCCAGGAAGCGAACGCGCGAATCAATCGCAGATACGGCATGCCCGAAGACGCCTGGGCGGAGAACGTGCTGGTCCGAATCGCGGTCGGCTCGGCGAGCCTGCGGACCTACGACTAG